The Candidatus Komeilibacteria bacterium CG_4_10_14_0_2_um_filter_37_10 DNA segment CAGCCTTAGAAGGAATTCTCGTGCGGGGTTTCCTGAGCAATTAAAAAAGTAGAGTCTTGAATTAGTAACTCTACCTTACCACACTTCATAACTCCCACCGGTAAATGATGAGGGTGGGTAAGATAATGGCTCGGGTCCTTTGATTAATTTTATATCAGTCGTTTCCAAAAATAATTGAATTGTCGGGATATCTTTTTCTTCGCCGAAAATGACATATCATAATTCCCAACAAGCTAATGATAAATTGGCATATTTTGTTTCTACCTGATACTCTTTTTTCACGTTATTAATCAAAATTTCAAAGGTCCAGCTATAACCAAGTGTTTTCATTTTTCATCTCCCAGGAACGCTCAACTCTTTTAAAAAGTTGAGTATTTCCTTTTTTTGTACAAGTATTCTCCACTTTAACTATTAATTTTCCAATTGTCAAACTATTTTGTTTCTGCTAAAATCAACTTATGTTAAAAAATATTGCTCAACAAGATCCAAAAATCCACTCTTTAATCCAACAAGAATTAAATCGGCAAAGAGTTGGCTTGGAGATGATTGCTTCAGAAAATTTTGTTTCCGCGGCTGTCTTAGAGGCACTAGGCACACCCTTGACCAATAAATATTCCGAAGGCTATCCAGGCAAACGCTACTACGAAGGAAATGAATATATTGACCAAATTGAACAACTGGCCATTAATCGAGCTCAGCTGCTTTTTGGTGCTGACCACGCTAATGTGCAACCGCATAGTGGATCACAGGCTAACCTAGCTTCTTATTTATCAATCCTCCAACCGGGGGATACGATCTTGGCCATGGACTTATCTGCTGGTGGTCACTTAACGCATGGTTCGCCAGTTAATTTTTCTGGTCGCTTATTCAATTTTGTTCATTACGGAGTAAATAAAGAAACGCAACTAATTGATTTTACTCAAGTACGTGAATTAGCTCAGCGATGCCAACCAAAATTAATTGTTGCTGGTGCCTCAGCTTATCCCCGAAAAATTGACTTCCAACAGTTTCGCGCCATCGCTGATGAGGTTGGCGCCTATCTCTTAATTGACATGGCACATATTGCTGGCTTAGTTGCTACCAATCTTCATCCCGCTGTTTTCCCCTATGCTGATATTGTTACTACTACTACACACAAAACATTGCGCGGTCCCCGGGGCGCTATTATCCTTTGTCAAAACGATGATCGTTTTGATTTAACTGGTAAAAAAAACCTGACGCAAAAAATTGATTCCGCTGTTTTCCCCGGGATGCAGGGTGGACCCCTGGAGCATGTCATCGCCGCTAAAGCAGTGGCTTTCCAGGAAGCACTGGCGCCGGAATTCAAAACCTATCAACAACAAATTCTTAAAAATGCCAAGACGCTAGAAAACGTTTTCCAGCAACAAGGCATCGCCATGGTAACTGGTGGTACGGACAATCATTTATTACTTATTGAATTAACTAACTTGGGCATTACTGGTAAGCAAGCTGAGCAAGCTTTAGCGCGCGCGGAAATATATACTAACAAAAATGTCATACCTTATGATCCGTGCAAACCCACCAATCCTTCTGGTTTACGACTGGGGACAGCAGCATTGACGACGCGTGGTTTGCAAGAAAAAGAAATGACCCAGATTGGTTTAGGAATAGCCACAATTCTCAAAAATAGCACCGACGATAATATCATTAAACAAGTAAACAATGAGTTGCGTGAATTGATTGCTCAATTTCCACTCTATCCCGATCTATCTTATGACTAATATTATTGATGGTAAAAAAATAGCTGAGGATATTCGTCAGCAAATTTTAGAGCAAATCAGGGAACAAAATCTGCAACCCAGCTTAGCGGCTATTTTGGTTGGTGAAGATCCTGCCTCAGAGCTCTATGTACGACTAAAAAAAGAAGCTTGCCAAAAAGTGGGCATCAACTTTCACCTTTATCGTTTAGCTAATAATTGTACTAACGAACAAGTAATTGAAGTTATTGATTTTTTAAACCAAGATCCGGAAATATCAGCCTTACTCGTTCAACTACCACTGCCAAAACACTTAGATACAAATCTCATCATCCAAACTATTGATCCGAAAAAGGACGCTGATGGTTTTCATCCAGATAATTTACAACTATTCAAACTGGGCCAGCAAGAGCAAACGCCAGTTTTGATTGCTGGTATTTGGCAACTACTATTATCTACTCAAGAAAAGCTAATGGGTCGTCAAGCTTGTATTTTAGCCAACAGTCGGGAGTTTACCGAAAATATGGCCATTGCCCTGGAACAACAGAAAATTAATGTTACTATCGCCTATTTAGCAGATCTGAATTGGCGAGAAAAGACCAGAAAAGCCGATATTTTAATAGTAGCTGTGGGTCAAGCGATGATCATTGGCCATGATGATATTAAAAAAGATGTAATTGTCATTGATGTGGGCACCAATAAAATTAATAACTATTTTACCGTTGGTGATGTTAATTACACCGATGTTTTTTCTTATTGCTCACACATCACGCCAGTTCCCGGTGGCGTCGGACCCATGACCATTGCCCTACTTTTAAAAAGATGTCTCGATCTTGATCAAAAAAAATAACCCCGCTGTCAATCAACGGGGATTTTTATTTATTTGCGACTCAGCATTTTATGCAAACCTTCTAAGTGCAATGCCGAATGGAAAAGAATTAGTTTAAAAGCAGAAAATAGTTGCTGCCAACTTTTTTGGCCATATCTGTTGATATATTCCTTTTTTAATTCAACCAACGTTTCATCGCCACCAAGATCAAATCCTAGTGCTGTTTTTAGAATTCGCTTCCAGTCATGCACGTAGGTAAACTCCACATTATAGGGAGCCTCTGTTCTCACTGATTCTGTTCTGCCATACTCGGTAACAATCTCTACCAAACGCCATACTTCCGTGCCGTTTCTTTGCAAAAACTTTTCTTTATAGGCATCCTCTACTTTGATCATAATACTATTTCTCCTTTTTTTGATTTTTATAATGAACGAAAAATAATTGTACACTATTACAATTATTTGTCAACCCTAAATCTTTCGCAATTTACTAGCACTGAAAAAAATTGTTGCTACCGCCCATCATCCACGAACAATTCATAGTAGGCTAGAATAATAGGTGTTCCCAAAACGATCCAAAAAATAAATTCCTCAAAAGGAAACTGTAGTCCAAAAAGTTGTATATGACCGATGTACTGTCCAGGAAACCGCCACTGATCCAAACTAAGTGCTGTTAACTCAAAACTGAGAAAAAGAAAAATATTAAAAATACCCGCCTTTAATAATTTTGCTGCTAAATGTGGTTTGGTTATAATCAAGTAAAAAAAGGGAAAAGCGCCAGTCACGCCAATGATCAGATAGGTGTAGGGAAAATACAAGGCACTGGGGTAAATAAAAAAAGTAAATATTATTAATACTAATAAGCTAAAGAAAACAAGGAGTACCGATTTGAATAGTGGCGCTACCTTTTGCGAATGATCGTGTTCAAAAAAATGCTCATAATAAACCACCGTTAATAAAATCCAAAAAAAATACTAAATCAATACGTCAATAGGAATCAATCCTAATAGTTTATTGGGAAATACCAGCTGCCTCGATGGCGCCCAAGACCAGGCACCATTAAATTCCGCGAGAAAATCAATAATAAAAGCCACTATCATGCCCGCTATAATGCTAGCACCCAACCTTTTTAACTGTTTTGGCTGCCGAATTAAAAGAAAAATCGCCGGTACGGCAAAAAATAAAATTGTCGAGGTTAAAAACCTAACCTCAAAATATAAAATAATCGGAATAGCTACCAATACCATGCTAATTACTAACAAAAAATCTAGACGAATATTTTCTTTGATCTTCACAAAATATAGGATAATTATAACAAATAAATTAATAAAAAAATACCCAATTTTTCTTGCGTACTTAAAATACAATCAAATAAGTTATTTAATTTGCAATACTTTGCCAGCTAAATCCAGCTCAATAAAATGATGAGCACGACCGGCCAGATAAGATGGGCACTGATTTTGTGCTTCGTCATCAATGGCTAAACGCGGATTGTGAGCAATATCAGCTACCCAATCAGGAAAAATAGCATCTGCTAAACACGGACCATTACTTAAATCTACCCCTTGCTCCACTTTTTGCTGATAAACCTTTTGTGCTTCACTCACCACAACTTCTCTTATTTTCTCCATACTCATGACACTGCCCGGGCTATTAACATCAATTAAACTACTATCGTTAACCAAACGATCCTGATTGGCACTGCAGCCAGTCAAAAATAGACAAACAATAATTAGCGTGGTGATTATTTTCATATACTAAAAAAGGGATGCCTGAAAAGACTGCGCTTGACCCAAGACTTCAACGGCAAAAATTCTATTAATATCAAAATGTTTATCTTGTTTACTTTGATGACAAAAAGCTAAAATTTGATTTTTTTCCTGGTGCACCTCTTTGACATCAATATCCCTCAGCGCTCGCATTTCATTACCAAATTTTAAATACTCAATCTTAACCTGACGCCCATATTTCATCGCTACCTGTAAAGAATCAATAATCTTTTCCTTACTACCCCAACGTATTGGTATTGGTTGACGCTGGCCATTATTTTCAAACCACAAACGGCCATGGCGTTCGCCATAGTCATACAATTCCTTAGTAACTCGGACATCATCCAAACAATACCTAATCAATTTATCCCAATCCTGATTTTTGTAGTACCAAATAGCGTCCAGTCCAGAACCAGACTTACCTTCACCTAAAGTAACCGTAGCAATAGAATCCAGTTTCAAACGATGACCAAGAGCGAATTGAACTTCTTCCAAGATATCCAGATGTGGCAATTTATCCAATTTCCATCGGAAATATGGCTGTAAAACGGTAAAGTCAAATTTCTTACTGTTAAAACCAATGATTAAACTGGCTTTTTTTAGCCATTCTTCTAGTTCTGAAAATTCTGACTGACGAAATGCTCGATACTTATTCAAACCATAAGAATAAGCGCCGACAACCGACACTTCTAAGAGGTGGGCATTTTGCTGACCGCCCACCTCGTCAAAACTTTTTTTGGTTTCTAAATCCAAAACTACTTTATCCATTTTTTGCCCTCGCTAAAATTTATTTCCAAGTAAAACTGCTAACAATTTTTTGATAGTCTGCCAGCTTAGCAGTAAAATCTTGATCGGCTGGATTGCTATCCGGTATCGTAATCTTAAAAACTTTACCATCTTTTAACCCGTAAATTTCCGTTACTGTGTAATTATCCTTTGGTATCTGAGCAATGGCTACGATTGGCTGTTGAGCTAGAGTGCCACTTTGCACCTTGTCTTGAGGTAAATTGTTGTCCTTAACATAGGTAGCTAAATCAGAGCCATAGTTCTCGGCAACCAGCTCAATCTCAACTGGTAAACTGCCTTCTACGGCTGATTTGATAGTAACTTTATTACCATCTTCACTGACCGTCCAATCTTCTGGATATTTAACGCCCCACAATGCTGAGCTATAATCCTTAGTTGGCTTATCTGGCGGTGTCATGCTTGGTGCTGTTACTTCCTTCATCCACTGCCAACTATTGAGAATTGCATTAAAGTATGGTATAGCGGCTTCTCTTGAACCACCAAAGCTACTGGCGGTAATCATAATCATTTCTTCGTTGACTGGCATGTAAATAGTTGACTGAATGTCATTCGGATTATTCTGCGTGTTGTCCTGCAATAACATCAGACCGATTACTGGTTTAAATATTGCTTGTTGTGCGGCTGTCGCGTCAATCTGTTTCTCTTTCAAAAAATCAGCGGCAGTTAATTTATTAGGATTAGGTGAGCGTCTAATTTCCACTTTCGCTCCTTGGGCTGGTTGCGGTTGTTGCGCGTCATAGCTGTACAATATTACGGCACCATTTTTTTCTTCACCAAACCAATTATCTGGTATTTGCACTTGCCATAATTTATCGGCGCTTTGATAAGGCACAAATTTGACTTGATCTTGCTGCGGTTGCTGTGCGGCATTATCAATATTAGCACCATCGCTAACTTGGGCCTGCTTAGATTTCAATAGACCGGATTGATCTAAATAAACAAATCCCCCTACTAACAAAACGACAATAATCAAAATTATAACTAGTGTTGTCATGGATATAAATCCTGCTTTTTGCATATTCATATTTCTTCACTTAATTAATACTTAACGGCCCCCGAACTATTACTGCTATATTTTAACACTTTTTTTGTTTAATTAAAACTGTGGATTATAAATCGTCTAAATCAGGTAAAAAACTGGTACGATTACCTTCTTCATCAACTTCAATAACCAAACTTTCATCCAATTGGTCACTATTCTCAACCCGTCCGCGTTCTAATTTATGACGATCGATTTCCGCTAAAAACTGCGAGGCCTGATTAAGGTAGCCACTACCAGCGCCAACTATGGGATAGGTTAAATATAGTTGCTGTTGGGCTCTCGTGACAGCCACATAAAATAATCGCCGCTCTTCTTCCAATCCTCCTTTTTCTTGTAAGGCGCGCTGATTAGGAAAGGCGTTCTCAATCAAATTAATAATGAAAACTACGCGCCACTCCAATCCCTTGGCTTGATGAATGGTGCTTAAAACCAGCTGATCTTCACTAGTATGTTCTTGTTTTTCTTTTTGTAAACTAAAATTTTCTTGCAAAGAAACTTCACTCAAAAAAGCATTTAAGTCTTGATAGCTGTCGGCATAAAAAGAAAATTGCTCCAAATCCGAAAGTCGTTGTTGCCAATCAGGATATTCATTCTCTAAATAGTTTTTGTAATCCGAGCGGGTTAAAATACGAACAATCTCGCCCACTGATACTGGACCAGTATTCATCAATGACAAAACCGGGCGCAAAGTAGAACAAACGCTTTGCCAGCCATTAACCGAGCGACTACTTAATGACCATTCAGCATTAATTATTTCCTGCATGCTAGCGGACTTGCTAGCTCTAATCTGATCAATCAATTGTTCAGCACCAGCAGCGCCAATACCAACTTGTAAATTTAATATGCGCGACCAGCTTATTTCATCAGCGGGATTATTCAATACTCGCAAATAAGATACCACGTCCTTAATATGCGCCCGAGCAAAAAATCGTAAACCACCGCGATAGTCATAAGAAATATTTTTCTTATTGAGCTCCATTTCTAAATTTTGCGAATGATGAGCGGCGCGAAATAAGACAGCCATTTTGGAAAATGGTACGCCCTCTTCATGAATCTTAATAATCAAAGAGGAGATCAGTTCAGCCTCTTGTTTGGGAGTTAAGCACGGTAATAATTGCGGTTTGATAAAAGAATCTAGGGTTGTTTTCAGCTCCTTTTGGTACTGATTGATATTATTACTGATAATATCGTTAGCCACGGCTAAAATATCTGGCGTTGATCGATAATTATATTCCAATTTAAAAACCTTAACGTCACTAAACATTTGTGGGAAATCCAAAATATTACCAATGTCAGCGGCACGGAAAGAGTAAATACTCTGAGCGTCATCACCAACGACCAAAATATTGTGATGCGCCGCTGATAAATGTTTAACTAATTGTGCCTGTAAATGATTAGTATCTTGATACTCATCCACCAAAATATACAAAAACTGCTGGGCTAGCTTTTGACTAATTTTCTTTTCTTGCTGGAGTAGCTTCAACAAATTGACCAATAAGTCATCAAAGTCCATCACTTGATTGCTTTGCTTTTTCTGCTGATATAATCGCTGTATCGACTCAATATCCGACAATAAATTGACCCATTGCGGATGTTTGTAGGTAATAATATCAGCCAGATCCTTTTGCGAATTTTGTTGATAGCTAAAAATATCCTGCAAAACAGCGGCTGAGGGAAACCGACGCTGCTTGGTATCAATACCAGCTTCCCGTAAACATTTTTTCACCAAATCAACGCTGTCCTGTGCGTCCAAGATATTATAATTACTCTGATAACCAATTAACTTAGCATATTGTCTTAACAAACGATTGGCAATATGGTGGAACGTACCAGCCCAAAGACCATCAGGATACACTTTTAATAATTCCTCGGTCCGGGCCACCATTTCTCGTGCTGCTTTGTTCGTAAAGGTTAATAATAATATTCTCTCGGCTGGCACACCCTGCTGTAACAAAAAGGCTAGACGATAAACTATGGTTCTGGTCTTACCACTACCAGCGCCAGCTAATACTAAACAAGGACCATCGGCCCTTGTCACTACTTGATATTGCTCTTTGTTTAATTCCCTAGCAAAAT contains these protein-coding regions:
- a CDS encoding serine hydroxymethyltransferase (catalyzes the reaction of glycine with 5,10-methylenetetrahydrofolate to form L-serine and tetrahydrofolate) yields the protein MLKNIAQQDPKIHSLIQQELNRQRVGLEMIASENFVSAAVLEALGTPLTNKYSEGYPGKRYYEGNEYIDQIEQLAINRAQLLFGADHANVQPHSGSQANLASYLSILQPGDTILAMDLSAGGHLTHGSPVNFSGRLFNFVHYGVNKETQLIDFTQVRELAQRCQPKLIVAGASAYPRKIDFQQFRAIADEVGAYLLIDMAHIAGLVATNLHPAVFPYADIVTTTTHKTLRGPRGAIILCQNDDRFDLTGKKNLTQKIDSAVFPGMQGGPLEHVIAAKAVAFQEALAPEFKTYQQQILKNAKTLENVFQQQGIAMVTGGTDNHLLLIELTNLGITGKQAEQALARAEIYTNKNVIPYDPCKPTNPSGLRLGTAALTTRGLQEKEMTQIGLGIATILKNSTDDNIIKQVNNELRELIAQFPLYPDLSYD
- a CDS encoding bifunctional methylenetetrahydrofolate dehydrogenase/methenyltetrahydrofolate cyclohydrolase, yielding MTNIIDGKKIAEDIRQQILEQIREQNLQPSLAAILVGEDPASELYVRLKKEACQKVGINFHLYRLANNCTNEQVIEVIDFLNQDPEISALLVQLPLPKHLDTNLIIQTIDPKKDADGFHPDNLQLFKLGQQEQTPVLIAGIWQLLLSTQEKLMGRQACILANSREFTENMAIALEQQKINVTIAYLADLNWREKTRKADILIVAVGQAMIIGHDDIKKDVIVIDVGTNKINNYFTVGDVNYTDVFSYCSHITPVPGGVGPMTIALLLKRCLDLDQKK